CAACTGCAGCCATAAGATCCATAATTTTAGCTGACCATTCACCATCTTGTCCAGCTTTTGCTTCTTCAAGAGCTTTCAATGCAGAACCAGAAATAATTGGAGTGTCATCTCCTGGGAAATCATAAGAACTTAACAATTCTCTAATTTCCATTTCAACTAATTCTAATAACTCAGCATCATCAACCATATCCGCTTTATTCATGAAAACAACGATATAAGGAACACCTACTTGACGAGAAAGAAGAATGTGCTCTCTAGTTTGTGGCATTGGGCCATCGGCAGCAGAAACAACAAGAATAGCACCATCCATTTGAGCAGCACCAGTAATCATATTTTTAACATAGTCTGCGTGTCCTGGACAATCTACGTGTGCATAGTGACGATTATCTGTTTCATATTCGATATGTGAAGTAGCAATAGTAATACCACGCTCTTTTTCTTCAGGAGCATTATCGATATTATCATAATCTTTTAGCTCAGCCAAACCTTTTCTAGAAAGAACAGCAGAGATAGCAGCTGTTAAAGTAGTTTTACCGTGGTCAACGTGACCAATAGTACCAATATTTACGTGAGGCTTATTACGTGAAAATTTTTCTTTAGCCATCTTAAATTTCCTCCATTATTTAATGATGAATTAATTACAAAAAACAAATCTATATTTATAATTTTTTAGAATCAATGGAGCTCATAGCGGGAATTGAACCCGCGACCTCTCCCTTACCAAGGGAGTGCTCTACCTCTGAGCCATACGAGCGCTCAGAAAAATATACAAATATAGACAACAAAAACCTAGAATCTCGGAAAATAAAAACTGTAAGTCAATAAATAAATACAGCTCCCAGTTTCCTTAATTATAATGGAGCGGGAAACGGGACTCGAACCCGCGACCCTCAGCTTGGAAGGCTGATGCTCTAGCCAACTGAGCTACTCCCGCAAAGCATGGTGGTGAGTCGTGGATTCGAACCACGGAAGGCGAAAGCCAGCAGATTTACAGTCTGCCCTCGTTGGCCACTTGAGTAACTCACCTTGAAAAATGTGCTTTTATTCTGGTCAAACACTGCTAAAATGGAGCTGGTTAAGGGACTTGAACCCCCGACCTGCTGCTTACAAGGCAGCTGCTCTACCAACTGAGCTAAACCAGCAAACTTTTAAAAATAAATTGGGATTGTATCTGAAATTTTATATTTTGTCAAGGCTTTTTTGACATTTTAATCAATTAATTTTAATTTTATTGTTTTTTGCTATAAATATTTATTGAAGTTTATTATATAATCACACAAACATAAATCATCAAATAAGGTAATAGTAATGAAAATTCTTTTTTCTCCTAGTGAAAGCAAAAACGAAACTTCTAATTTTTCTCCCATTGATGAAAATTCTTTTATTTTTCCCGAACTATTTAAAAAAAGACTTGAAGTAATTAAGCACTTTAATACTTATATATCTTTTGCAAGCCAGCAAGAACTTATAAATTTATTTGGCATTAAAAAAGAAAATGAAATTATAAAACTCAAACAAAATCTTTTAACCTTGTCTACTGCACAAGCTATTGAAAGATATAGTGGGGTTTCTTATGAATACTTAGACTACAGTACTTTAAATTTGGAAGCAAAAAATTATATTTTGCAAAATGTTATAATATTTTCTAATTTATTTGGTCCTATTTTAGCGGCTAATCTTATACCTTTTTATAAATTTAAACAAGGTGCCAAAATTGCAAATTTTAATATAGAGCAGTTCTACAATACCTATTTTTCTACTGCTTTAGATGAATTTCTCAAAGATGAAGAATTGTTAGATCTTAGAGCGGGTTTTTATGAAAAATTTTACACTCCAAAACGCAAATTTAGCAGCTATAAATTTATAAAAAATGGCAAAATTGTCAGTCATTTTGCAAAAGCTTATAGAGGAATTTTGCTTAAAATTTTAGCACAAAATCAAATTCAAAATAACAAAGAATTATTAGAGTGCTTACCGCAAACTTTAAAAGTAAAAGAAGTGCAAATTAAGGGCTTTAAAGAAGAGATAATTCTCGAAATAATTTCTTAGTTTTAATAAACTTATAAGCGTAATAATGTAAAATATTTTCTTATTTTTACCAAAGAAATAATAAGTATTTAGGAGTTAAAATAATGGAATTTATGTATTGGACTATGATTATCATTTTTTTATTAATAGTCTTTTTAATCACAAATCGTTACGAAAAAAAGCTTCAGATTTTTTCCAAAAATATAGAAATTCTCAAAAATGAAGTTCAAGAACTAAAAAATACTGTTGAAAAAAATCGTATGCTTATAGAAAAAAATCGCTCTAATATCGAAGTAATCTCTCAACAGCAAGATAAAATTTCATAAATTAGCTGCAATTAATTCCAAGGGATTTTTAAAAACCACTTTGCTATTATTTTGTTCCAAAGCATTAGAAATTTGCATTCTGCAAGCCGAACACTCCGCACTTACCACACAAGCTTGACTTTCATCTATCATCCTAGCCTTTTGCATCCCTACACCCAAGGCTCTATCGTAATAATCTGTTTGCATACTCACGCCACCAAAGCCACAACAAGCATTAGAATCACTCATTTCAACAAAACGATAATTTGCCTTTAAAAGCTCTCTAGGCTCTTTGAAAACACCTTGCATTTTTTTTGCATGGCATGGATCATGATAAGTTACGCTTATATTTAAATTCTTTTTATTTTTTAATATTTCTTGTAATGGAGTGAATTTATAAAAATACTCACTTGCCATATAAATTTTAGAAGAAACCACCTTAGCACGTTTTGCCCATTCTAGCTCATTTTGCATATGAAAAAAATGTTCATAATCGACTTTAATCATAGCTGAACATGTTGCTTCAGGAATGATGATGGCCTCTAAATTTTCTAGCTTTTTTTCAAAATATTCTATATTTTTTTTAGCCAAAATTTCAACACTTTTAAAATCTCCGGTAAAGTATTGTGGTGCACCGCAGCAAACTTGATCTTTCATTAAATCTATATTAATTTTTAACTCTTTAGCAATTTTAAGTACCGAATTTGCAGTGTCTATATAAAAATAATTCGCCAAGCAACCCACAAAAAATCCTATGGTTTTTTCTCCGCCATTATCAATAAAGCTAGGGTTTGAATTTAAAAAGCTTTTTTTATTAAAACTTGTTAGCAATCTTCCTTTTTTTATAAAAGGCATAGAAAATTTAGCTCTCATACCTACATTTTGATCTTTTGCTTGAATTTTAAACGCACAACTTTGAAACACATAACCAAATTTCGCAACAACATCTAAAATTTTGCGTCTTCTTAAAAAGAAAAATATAAGTTTCTTATACCACGCTATGCCAAATTCTTTAGCAATATCATGACGCACTTTTTCTATAGCACTATCAACTTTTAAATGACTAGGACAAACCTCAACACAATTTGTGCATAAAAAACAAGACTCAAATATTTTTTTTAAATTTTTATCTAGCCTCAACTCTTTTCTCTCATAAGCTCCCAAAAGATCCAAAAAACCTCTAGGACTAGTTGTTTCATCTGCACTAACATTATGAATCGTGCAACTTGGAATACACTTCCCGCATTTTACACAAGCATCACTAATTTCACTAAATTTCATCTCACACCGTTTTAGAAAATACTTTTTTATCTTCGCTAATATTTTTCATATAAGCATCAAAGCACATTGCTATATTTCTAATAAGCAAAGCACCTGTTTCATTAACTCTGATATAATTTTCGTCTAAATCAATAAAGCTCTTATAGTCTTCTAAGCTTTTTAATTCTTCCTCAAAATACTCTTTAAAATCAATTTTGAATTCTTTTTCTATTCTTTTAATATCAAGTCTAAAATTTGCCATCAATTCCATAATCACGGTTTTTCTAAGCTCATCATCATAGCTTAATTTAATCCCCCTTTCAAAAGGTAAAATTCCCTTATCAATTGCGGCTTCATAACTTGGCATATCTTTAAAATTTTGCGCATAATGATTTTGTCCTTCACCAATACTTGTAAGTCCAACACCAATTAAATCTGCGCCACCTTTAGTAGTATAACCTTGAAAATTTCTATGCAGGGTTCCATTTTCCAAAGCTTTAAAAAGTTCATCTTCTTCTTTTGCAAAGTGATCCATTCCTATCATTTTGTAACCATTCTTAGTTAAAAATGTCTCGCAATACTCTAAAATTTGAAGTTTTATATCAGGACTTGGTAAAGTATTTTCATCAAATTTTCTCATATTTTTCTTAAGCCAAGGTACATGTGCATAGTTGAAAATCGCTAAACGATCAGGATTGATTAAAAGCGCTTGTTCTAAAGTTTGTTTAAAAGTTTCCAAGGTTTGAAAAGGTAGGCCATAAATTAAGTCCATATTTACGGACTTTATACCTCTATCTCTTACCATATTAACCGCATTTTGTGTTACCCCAAAAGGTTGAATTCTATGAATTTCTTTTTGCACTTTTTCGTTAAAATCCTGCACTCCAAAACTAATGCGATTAAAGCCATTTTTGGTTAAAACATCAGCTTGCTCTTCATTTAAAAATCTAGGATCAATCTCGCAACTAATTTCTGCATCTTTACTAAAATTTGCAAACACAGACTTAATTTTTAAAATCAAACTTTCTAATTGCTTGGCACTAAAAAAAGTAGGAGTCCCACCACCAAAATGCATTTGCACCACTTCTCTTTTAGTGTCTAAAATAGTGCTTAAAATGTCAAGCTCTTTAAAAAGATAGTTTAAATACCTTTCTTTGCTTTCTTCTTTAGCAGTATAAATTACATTACAACCACAAAAATAACAAGCACTCCTACAAAATGGCAAATGAAAATAAAGCGATAAAGCTTTATTTTGTTTTTTTAAAATTTCCACATATTCTTCATATTTAAAATCTTTATTAAATTCCACTGCAGTAGGATAAGAAGTATAACGCGGTCCTGCCTTAGAATACTTTACAAAAGCTTTATAATCTCTCATTATTTTTCGCCCTTTCTATCATAGCTTGCATATCGACAAATAAATTTGGATGCTCTTTTTTAATGTCTGCAACTAATTTTTCAAGATCAATATTAACTTCCACATTGCCATCTTGTGCTTTGCGCTTTATCTCGTCCATCGCCACTATCCAAGCATCATTAAAATCAATAGGAATTTGCTGATAAATCGCTTTTTCAAGACGCAACTCAAAATTTTCGCTTTGACTTTGTTTTAAATTTTCTAAAATGCCTTTAAGACTCGATAAAGAAACAAGGGTGTGAATTTCATCGTTTTCATCTACAATAAACCAAGGCTCAGGAGAATCAAAGCTACCATTTTTAAGCACCAAACATTTTTCATTTTCATTCTCGCTTTGCTTCATTTCAAAAATAGCTCTATCTTCTTTTTTCATACCTAAAATTTGGCTAAATTCATCAATGCGTTTTAAACAATTACTATATTTTTTAAGCTCTTTCATATACATTTCTCCTTGTTTTTGTTATATTATATTTTAGCTTCTAAAATCAAATTTTGTCCTATAAATTTTATATTTTTAATAGTGGCTGGTAAAAGGCAAAGTATTTCTTCATCTTTGCTACTTTGATTTATTCTTTTAAAATATAATACTTGATAAGCCACTGGTTCAACTCCACAAGGTCTTATACCAAATGGTGCAATAAGCTCACCCATACAACAAGTAAATTTCTCATTTTCTAAAAAACACTCTTCGCCAAAAGCTCTAAGCAAAAAACCTTTTTCATTTTGCACAATACTATCGCTAAGTATGCAAGTTGGAATAGTTAAAAAAAAATGTATAATAAATGGCAATACTGCTAAAATGATAGGAAAAAATAAATAAACAGACTCAAGCAATTGATCTAAATTTACTTTTGTGCGTATGCGTAGCCCATTTATTTCTAATAAAAAATAGGCAAATAGAATTGCAAAAACAATCAATACCCATACGAAAACAATGCGTTTTGTAAAATTACTGCTTTTAAACAAAGGATTATCAATTTGAATATGTTTTTTTCTCAAAATATTTTTAAATCTTTTGCCAAAACGACAAACTTGCATATACTTATACAAATCCCAATAAAGGTATAAAGCTATAATAAGAAAAAACGCATCTGTTAATAATAATCCCAATGTTAGCTCCATAAGTCTTATTTTTCCTTATCCAAAAAACAAAGCAAGGCTTTTACCACATAAAGGCGATTTCTTGCTTCTTCAAAAATCACTTTTGAATGCTTTTCAAAACTCTCTTCGCTTACTTCATAACCCCTATAAGCAGGTAAGCAATGCAGTAAAATCGCATCTTCATTTGCCACACTCATTGCCTTTTCATCAATGATAAAGCCTTCAAAATCCTTGATTTTCTTTTCTTTTTCATTTTCTTCGCCCATAGAAACCCAAGTATCAGTAATAACTACATCTTTATTTTTTATAGCCTCAAATTTATCATTTGTTAAGGCAATTTTTGCTCCTGAAGTTTTTGCC
This genomic interval from Campylobacter sp. CCS1377 contains the following:
- the tuf gene encoding elongation factor Tu, with amino-acid sequence MAKEKFSRNKPHVNIGTIGHVDHGKTTLTAAISAVLSRKGLAELKDYDNIDNAPEEKERGITIATSHIEYETDNRHYAHVDCPGHADYVKNMITGAAQMDGAILVVSAADGPMPQTREHILLSRQVGVPYIVVFMNKADMVDDAELLELVEMEIRELLSSYDFPGDDTPIISGSALKALEEAKAGQDGEWSAKIMDLMAAVDSYIPTPTRDTDKDFLMPIEDVFSISGRGTVVTGRIEKGVVKVGDTIEIVGIRDTQTTTVTGVEMFRKEMDQGEAGDNVGVLLRGTKKEDVIRGMVLAKPKSITPHTDFEAEVYILNKDEGGRHTPFFNNYRPQFYVRTTDVTGSIKLADGVEMVMPGENVRITVSLIAPVALEEGTRFAIREGGRTVGSGVVSKIIK
- the yaaA gene encoding peroxide stress protein YaaA — protein: MKILFSPSESKNETSNFSPIDENSFIFPELFKKRLEVIKHFNTYISFASQQELINLFGIKKENEIIKLKQNLLTLSTAQAIERYSGVSYEYLDYSTLNLEAKNYILQNVIIFSNLFGPILAANLIPFYKFKQGAKIANFNIEQFYNTYFSTALDEFLKDEELLDLRAGFYEKFYTPKRKFSSYKFIKNGKIVSHFAKAYRGILLKILAQNQIQNNKELLECLPQTLKVKEVQIKGFKEEIILEIIS
- a CDS encoding (Fe-S)-binding protein: MKFSEISDACVKCGKCIPSCTIHNVSADETTSPRGFLDLLGAYERKELRLDKNLKKIFESCFLCTNCVEVCPSHLKVDSAIEKVRHDIAKEFGIAWYKKLIFFFLRRRKILDVVAKFGYVFQSCAFKIQAKDQNVGMRAKFSMPFIKKGRLLTSFNKKSFLNSNPSFIDNGGEKTIGFFVGCLANYFYIDTANSVLKIAKELKINIDLMKDQVCCGAPQYFTGDFKSVEILAKKNIEYFEKKLENLEAIIIPEATCSAMIKVDYEHFFHMQNELEWAKRAKVVSSKIYMASEYFYKFTPLQEILKNKKNLNISVTYHDPCHAKKMQGVFKEPRELLKANYRFVEMSDSNACCGFGGVSMQTDYYDRALGVGMQKARMIDESQACVVSAECSACRMQISNALEQNNSKVVFKNPLELIAANL
- the hemN gene encoding oxygen-independent coproporphyrinogen III oxidase, translated to MRDYKAFVKYSKAGPRYTSYPTAVEFNKDFKYEEYVEILKKQNKALSLYFHLPFCRSACYFCGCNVIYTAKEESKERYLNYLFKELDILSTILDTKREVVQMHFGGGTPTFFSAKQLESLILKIKSVFANFSKDAEISCEIDPRFLNEEQADVLTKNGFNRISFGVQDFNEKVQKEIHRIQPFGVTQNAVNMVRDRGIKSVNMDLIYGLPFQTLETFKQTLEQALLINPDRLAIFNYAHVPWLKKNMRKFDENTLPSPDIKLQILEYCETFLTKNGYKMIGMDHFAKEEDELFKALENGTLHRNFQGYTTKGGADLIGVGLTSIGEGQNHYAQNFKDMPSYEAAIDKGILPFERGIKLSYDDELRKTVIMELMANFRLDIKRIEKEFKIDFKEYFEEELKSLEDYKSFIDLDENYIRVNETGALLIRNIAMCFDAYMKNISEDKKVFSKTV
- a CDS encoding DUF2603 domain-containing protein, which codes for MKELKKYSNCLKRIDEFSQILGMKKEDRAIFEMKQSENENEKCLVLKNGSFDSPEPWFIVDENDEIHTLVSLSSLKGILENLKQSQSENFELRLEKAIYQQIPIDFNDAWIVAMDEIKRKAQDGNVEVNIDLEKLVADIKKEHPNLFVDMQAMIERAKNNERL